From one Branchiostoma floridae strain S238N-H82 chromosome 3, Bfl_VNyyK, whole genome shotgun sequence genomic stretch:
- the LOC118412593 gene encoding neuropeptide FF receptor 2-like: MESIVSHAIMDPPENSTDGGQVMEDEQIRLKQTLGVVVVFVVAYILLFIVCVIGNSLVCLVIAKIPRMRTVTNFYILNLAVGDLLVGIFSMPFTLADNIIMGWPFGYVMCKLSSAATVISAGASVFTLIAIAVDRFYAVIHPNEPKFTSEHNGVVIAIIWALAVIFAIPQVVVMDTRPYVSADDNSTYTLCVETWPNYFKREIYTVLLFVILYMLPLCIIGYLYLRVGFKVWCRPVPGGGERNNASRRKYRTIKMLLVVVVCFAVSWLPIHTVMLINDCGNPSIEQRNIIYYYVFPIAHWFSYLQSSINPVIYGYFNRNYRRGFTEFSSTLRRTLSGGHGVGRRSLPTPQL, encoded by the exons ATGGAGAGCATCGTATCACACGCGAT AATGGATCCACCGGAAAACTCGACGGACGGCGGCCAAGTCATGGAGGATGAGCAGATCCGCCTGAAGCAGACGCTGGGGGTTGTAGTCGTCTTCGTCGTAGCGTACATCCTCCTCTTCATCGTCTGTGTGATTGGGAACTCCCTGGTCTGCCTGGTCATTGCAAAGATCCCCAGAATGCGCACAGTAACCAACTTCTACATCTTAAACCTGGCTGTTGGGGATCTGTTGGTGGGGATTTTCAGCATGCCATTCACCTTGGCAGATAACATCATCATGG GATGGCCGTTCGGTTACGTGATGTGTAAGTTGTCCTCTGCCGCCACTGTCATCTCTGCGGGCGCATCCGTCTTCACTCTGATCGCCATCGCAGTAGACAG GTTCTACGCGGTGATACATCCGAACGAACCCAAGTTCACGTCCGAACATAACGGTGTGGTCATCGCCATTATCTGGGCCCTGGCTGTCATCTTTGCCATCCCACAGGTAGTGGTCATGGACACCCGACCATACGTGTCTGCTGACGACAACAGCACATACACGCTTTGTGTCGAGACGTGGCCGAACTACTTCAAACGCGAGATCTATACTGTGCTGCTGTTTGTTATTTTATATATGTTACCCCTCTGTATCATTGGTTATTTATACCTGCGAGTTGGGTTTAAAGTATGGTGTCGCCCTGTACCGGGAGGAGGGGAAAGAAATAACGCCAGCCGGCGAAAATACCGAACCATTAAAATGTTGCTCGTTGTTGTAGTTTGTTTTGCAGTATCCTGGCTCCCGATTCATACTGTGATGCTCATCAACGATTGTGGCAATCCGTCAATCGAACAGAGAAACATAATCTACTACTACGTCTTTCCGATTGCGCACTGGTTCTCGTACTTGCAAAGCTCTATCAATCCGGTTATATATGGCTACTTTAATAGGAACTATCGTAGGGGATTTACAGAGTTTTCGTCTACTTTGCGGCGGACTTTGTCGGGAGGGCATGGAGTCGGAAGGAGAAGTCTTCCAACTCCTCAGTTATAA
- the LOC118411769 gene encoding lipopolysaccharide-induced tumor necrosis factor-alpha factor homolog — protein MTCPTCQQNIQTTVEYEIGLFTWLMVGGVCLFGCAIPLVWLGCCFIPLCIKDLKDAKHTCPNCNTHLGTYKRAK, from the exons ATGACCTGCCCGACATGCCAGCAGAATATACAAACAACTGTCGAGTATGAGATCGGGCTTTTTACCTGGCTCATGGTCGGCGGCGTTTGTCTCTTCGG GTGCGCAATTCCGCTCGTGTGGCTGGGGTGCTGCTTCATCCCTCTGTGCATCAAAGACCTTAAGGAcgccaaacacacctgtcctaaCTGTAACACTCACCTGGGCACCTACAAAAGGGCAAAGTAA